The genomic DNA CTCGGGCTTCACGCCCATCGCGATCAGCCGGTGCGCCAGGCGGTTGGCGCGGCGGTCGAGTTCGCCGTAGCTCAGCACCTCGTCGCCGAAGAGCAGCGCGGGCGCATCCGGGTTGGTCTTCGCGTGCCGGGCCATCAGATGGTGCACAGGCTCGGTGCTGCGATCACCGGAACCGTTCACGCCCCAGTTCGCGAGCCGTTCCTTTTCACCCGCGGTGAGCATGTCGATGTCTCCCACCGCTTGCTCGGGCCGTTCGGCAAGCGCGCGCAGCACGCCCAGGTAATGCGCGGCCATGCGGGCGACGGTCTCGGGGTCGAACAGCTCCTGCACCACATGAAAGCTCGCCTGCAGGTGGCCCTGCGCATCTTCGACGGTGCTCAGGGTCAGCTCGAACTGGGCCACCTGCGTGCCGATCTCATAGTCTTCCAACGTGAGGCCAGGCAGCGTGGCAAGCGCCGCGTTGTCGCGGCGCTGGTGGTTGAACATCACCTGGAACAGCGGTGCCGTGCCCAGGCTGCGTTCGGGCTGCAGGGCTTCGACCAGCTGCTCGAACGGCAGGTCCTGATGGGCCTGTGCGCCGAGTGCCGCCTCGCGGGTTTGCTGCAGTGCCTGCCGCAGGCTGGTGCGGCTGTCGAGCACATTGCGCAGCACCTGCGTGTTGACGAAGAAGCCGATGACGCGCTCCGACTCCACCCGGTGCCGGTTGGCCACGGGCACGCCGACGCGGATGTCCTGCTGCGCGGTGTAGCGGTGCAGCAGCACCTGCAGCGCAGTGAGCAGCACCATGAAGAGCGTGCTGCCCTCGGCCTGCGCGCGCCGGTGCAGCACATCGGCCAGGGGCAGCGGCAGCGCCAACTCGTGGCGGGCAACGCTGTACTTGCCGTCGCTGCGCCGCGCGTGGTCCGTGGGCAACTGCAGCACCGGATGCGCCGCGCCCAGCTGCGCCTTCCAGTAGCCGAGCTGGCGATCCTTCTCGCCGGCTTCGAGCCAGTGGCGCTGCCACAGCGCGTAGTCGGCGTACTGGATCGGCAGGGGGGCGAGCCGCGGCGCCTGCCCGGCCGCGCGCGCACGGTATTGCGCGACGAATTCGTCGACCAGGATCTGCATCGACCAGCCGTCCGACACGATGTGATGCATGACGACGACCAGCAGGTGCTCGTCGGCGGCCAGGCGGATGATTGCGACGCGCAGCAGCGGCCCGGCCGTGAGATCGAAGGGCGTTTCGGCCAGGCGCACGGCCTCTTCCCGCGCGCGGGCGTCGCGAGCTTCAGCCTCCGGGCCCGAAAGATCGGTCAGCGGAATCTCCAGCGTCACGCCCTCCCGTATCCGCTGTTCGACATGGCCGCCGGCATCCGCCTGGAACACCGTGCGCAGCGACTCATGGCGTTCGAGCAAAGCGTCGAAGCTGGCCTGCAGCGCCTGCCGGTCGAGCCGGCCCTTGAGCTTGAGACCGCCCGAGATGTGATAGGCCGAACTGCCGGGCTCCAGCTGCCACAGGAACCATTGGCGCAGTTGCGCATACGAGGCGGGGCACTGCGCCTGCGCAGCCGCATCGCGCGCAAGAATCGGAAACTGTCCGATGGCCAGGCCCTCCGCGCGGATCTTCTGGTAGACCGCGCGGCGCTGCGCGGGGGCGAGGCCCGAGAAGCGTTTGCCGATGTGAAGGTGGGTTGCCGTGATTTCCATCAAGCGATCTCCAAACTGTCGATGAAGGAATCAATGTCCGAAAGGGATTGGGCGACGGGCTTTCTGGCCGCCGCTGCAGCAACGAGCCCCGCCATGGCGGCGAGCACCGGATGCTGGAAGACGTCTTTCACGCAGAGCTCCGCATGCATTGCGCGCTGTACGCGGGCCACCAGCTGCACCGACATCAGCGAATGGCCGCCGAGCTCGAAGAAGTTGTCGTGGCGGCCGATGCGCGCCACGCCGAGCACTTCGGCCCAGATGGCGGCCAGCGCTTCTTCCACCTCGCCCTGCGGCGCTTCGTAGGCGCGCGCGCTCGCCAGCTCGGGCTGCGGCAGCGCCTTGCGGTCCACCTTGCCGTTCGGGTTGAGCGGCAGGCTGTCCAGCACGACGACGAGGGCCGGCACCATGTAGTCCGGCAGCACGCGGCCGAGGCGTTCGCGCAGCTGCGCGGCGTCGACGGCCTGGCCAGCCTGCGCCGAGACATGCGCCACGAGCCGCGCGCCAGCCGGCCCTTGGCTGGCGACGACGACAGCCTCGCGCACTTCGGGCTGCGCGAGCAGCTGGGCCTCGATCTCGCCGAGCTCGATGCGAAAGCCGCGGATCTTCACCTGGTGGTCGATGCGCCCGAGGTAGTCGAGCTGCCCTTCGCTGTTCCATCGCACGAGATCGCCTGTGCGGTACAGGCGGGCGCCCTCGGCCGTGCCGAAAGGGTCGGCCACGAAGCGCTCGGACGTGAGCCCCGCGCGTTCCACATAGCCGCGTGCAAGCCCGATGCCGCCCAGATAGAGCTCGCCCGCCACACCCGGCGCTGCAAGGTTGAGGTCGGCATCGAGAACGAAGGCCTGCGTGCCGGCAATGGGCCGGCCGATCGGCACCTGGCTGCGGCCGTCGCTGCGGCAGGTCCAGTGCGTGACGTCGATGGCCGCCTCGGTAGGACCGTAGAGGTTGTGCAGCGCTGCTTGCGGCAACCGCTTGAAGACGCCCAGTTGCGCCTCGACAGGCAATGCCTCGCCGCTGCAGACGATCTGCCGCAGACTCGTGCAGGCCTCGATGCCGTCGTGCGCCAGGAAGGCCTGCAGCATCGAGGGCACGAAGTGCAGCGTGCTCACGCCGTGGCGCTGAATCAGATGTGCAAGGCGTGCGGGTTCGCGATGATCGCCGGGCGCCGCCACGGCCAGCCGCGCGCCGGCCATGAGCGGCCAGAAGAACTCCCACACCGACACGTCGAAGCTGAACGGCGTTTTCTGCAGCACGGTGTCCGCGCCGTCGATCGGATAGGCCGCCTGCATCCATGCCAGCCGGTTGTGCAACGCGGCGTGCCGGTTGGCCGCACCCTTGGGACGGCCGGTGGAGCCCGAGGTATAGATCACGTAGGCGAGGTTTTCGCCGTTGAGCGCGACCACGGGGTTGGTCTGCGCCATGCTCCCGAGGTCCAGCTTGTCGAGCGCGAGCGCCGGGATACCGGCCGGCAGCGCAAGGCGATCGGCCAGGCTGCTGTGCGCGAGCACGAGGCCGAGCTTGCTGTCTTCGACCATGTAGGCGATGCGCTCCGCCGGGTACTCGGGGTCCAGCGGCACGTAGGCGCCACCGGCCTTCAGGACCGCGAGCAGGCCTGTCACCAGCTCCAGGCTGCGCTCCAGCGCAATGCCCACCTTGACCTCGGGGCCCACGCCCTCTTCGATCAGCCGGTGCGCGAGCTGGTTGGCGCGGCGGTTGAGTTCGCCGTAGCTGAGCGACACGTCGCCGAACAGCACTGCGACCGCATCCGGACGCCGGTCCGCCTGCCGTTCGATGAGGCGGTGCACCGGCACGGCCTCGCCGTGGCTGTGCGTGTTGACGCTCCACCGGCCAAGCTGCACTTTTTCCGCATCGCCCAGCAGATCGAGCTCGTTCAGCGTCGATGCGGGGCGCGTGGCCAAGGCTTCGAGCACGCGGCAATAGTGGCCTGCAAGCCGCTCCATGGTCTGCGGCTCGAAAAGCTCCGCCGCATAGCGGAAGTTGGCCTGGATGCCGCCGTCTGCGCGCTCGATGGTTTCCAGCGTGAGCTCGAACGGCGCGGCACGCTGGGCGAGATCGATCCGGCGCACGCGCAGTGCGGGCCAGCCTTGCAACAGCCGGTCGCCCTGGCCCAGGTGGTTGAACATCACCTGGAACAGCGGCGAGCCCGCATGCCCCCGTTCGGGGCGCAGGGCCTGCACCAGCCGCTCGAACGGCAGGTCCTGGTGCGCCTGCGCTTCGAGCGACACGCCTTGCACCTGCTGCAACAGGTCGGCCAGGCGCAGCTGTCCGTGCATGCGCGCATCGAGCACCACGGTGTTGATGAAGGCGCCGATGACGCCCGAGGTCTCCGGCCGGCCGCGCCCCGCCACGGGCACGCCGACGCGGATCTCCGGCTGCCCGGTGTGGCGAAACAGCAAGGCATGGAACGCGGTGAGCAAGGCCATGAACAGCGTGCCGCCCTGCTCGCGGGACTGGCGCTTCAGCGCCTCCACGAGCTGGGCAGGTACGTCCAGCGTGTGCTGCGCCGCGCTGTAGTCCGCGTCCGCGGCGCGCGGCCGGTCGGTGGCGAGCGCGAGCACCGGGTGGCTGTCGCCGAGCCGGCCGCGCCAGTAGGCGAGCTGGCGCTCGCCCTCGCCGTCGTCCAGCCATTTGCGCTGCCAGCGGGCGAAGTCGACGTAGCGGATTTCCGGTTGCGGCAGCGATGCCGGCACGCCCTGAACGCGCATCGCATAGAGCTGGGCCAGCTCGTCGAGCATCAGTTCGACCGACCAGGCATCGGAAATGATGTGATGCATCATCAATAGCAACTGGTGTTCGCCCTCCGCCATCTTCAGCAGCGTGCCGCGCAGCAAGGGGCCGGCCCTCAGGTCGAAAGGTGTGCGGCAGACGTCCGCCACCACTTCGGCGTAGCGCGATTCGCGCGCCGCTGCGTCGAGTGCGGCCAGGTCGATGAAGGGAATTGCGATCTCGACCGCCGCCTGAATGCATTGCTCGGGCAGTCCCCCCGCCCCCGACCGGAAGACGGTGCGCAGCGCCTCGTGCCGCGCCGCGAGCGCCTGCATGGCATCGCGCAAGGCAGCGATGTCGAGCGGCCCCGAGAAGCCAAGCCCGCCGCCGACGTGATAGGCGGTGTTGCCCGGGTTCAACTGCCACAGGAACCACTGCCCTTGCTGCGCGAAGGACACGGGCGCGGCGGCCCCGACGCCATCGTCCTGGCCGCGCACGATTGCCGCGCGCGCAGGCGCCGGGGCCGCATCGCGCTTCAGGCGCTGCTGCAGCAGGCTCAGTTGCGCCGGCGTGAGCCGGGCGCGTCGTTCGGAGAGGTTCTGGGTCTCGCTCATGGTGCGCTGCCTTCGGTGGTTTCTGCGGTTTCGGCTTCGCGTTCGATGTCCTCGATCAGGCGCAGCTCGACCAGGGTCGCCAGCTCGGCGATGGTCGGCGCCTTGAAGAACGCGGCGGGATGCAGCTCCACGCCGTAGGCCTTGCGTACGCGGGCCAGCAGGCGAATGGCGAGCAGCGAATCGCCACCCAGCTCGAACAGGTTGTCGTGCACGCCCACGGGCACGATGCCCAGCGCATCGCTCCAGAAGCCGGCAAGCACGCCTTCCAGCTCGCCTTCAGGGGCGGCATACGGCGTCTGCAGCACGGGGCGCGAATGGCCGGTGCGCAGCTCGGCTGCGGGCGCGTCGTCGAGGGAATCGAACAGGTCGTCGAGCGGCCTGAGCCGCTGTGCCAGCGGCGAGGCGGACACGATGGTCTGCGGCAGGTCGGGGCCGTTGGCGATGCGCTCGAAAGCGAGCACGCCGGTGCGTTCGTCCAGGCCCACGCCCTCGGGCAGGTCCATGTCGACGGCCACGCCAACGTCGCGCCACGCGTCCCAGTTGACCGAGAACAGCGGCAGCGGCGAACTGCGGCGGCTGGCCGTGGCAAGTGCGTCCAGGTAGGCATTGGCAGCGGCGTAGTCGCTGCGGCCGAGGCCGCCGATGAGCACCGAGATCGACGAGCAGAACAGCACGAAGTCCAGCGGCTCGGCGCGCAGCGCGTCGAGCAGCGCGAGCGTGCCCGCGATCTTGGGCGCGAAGGCCGCTTCGACCAGTGCCGGCGTGCGCTGGGCGATCATGCCGCGGTCGGGGTGCACGACGGCATGCACCACGCCGTGGACTGCGCCAAAGCGTGCGTGCACGGCCGCGAGCGCGGTGCGCAGCTGCGCGGCATCGTTCACGTCGGCCGCGAGCGGCAGCACCTCGGCGCCGTCCGCTTCGAGATCGATCAGCTGCTGCAGCTTGCGCCGCAGCACCACGGGCTGGGCAGCATCCGCGACGAGGCGCTCCCAATCGCCGCGCCCGGGCAGGGGCGTGCGGCCGAGCAGCACGAGCTTCGCTTTCCAGGTGCGGCTCAGGTAGCGTGCCATCGCAAGGCCGACACCGCCCATGCCGCCGGTGATGAGATAGACGCCGCCTTCGCGCAGGCGCTGCCTCGCGGCGGGCGCGGGCACATCGGACAGCGGCACATAGCGCTTGAGCCAGCGATGCGGGCCGCGGTAAGCCACCAGGAATTCATCGGGCGCCGCCCATGCCTCGTCGGCCACGCGGCGCGCGAGCTCGGCCTCGGCTGCACTCTCGGCTGCGGGCAGCACCACGTCCACGACGCGGCAGGCAATCGATGGGTACTCCTGGCCCAGGATCTTCGCGAGGCCGAGCAGCGTGGCCTTCTCGGGTGCGAGCGGCTCGGTGCCGGCAACGTCTTCGACCCGGTCGGTCACCACATTGAGCGCAATGGTTCCGCGGCCCGCTGCGCCTACCGCATCGAGCCCGTGCGCGAGTGCGAGCAGGCTGAAGTAGCCGGCCTCGAAGACTTGCGCGTGCGATGCCGCGGGCCGGTCGCCGTCCAGGCTCCACAGGTGATGCAGGCGCAGCACCGGCCCGGCTTCGGCTTCGACCTCGCGCAGCAGTGCTTCGTGGTCGGAGCGCTCGGCTGCGCGCAGGGCGTACTGGCCCGGCGCGGTGCGGGCAAAGCGCGGCCCGCGCAAGGCCAGCACCACTTTTTCACCGCGCTCGCGCAGGGTGCGCGAGAGCCGGTCGGTGAAGCTGTTTGCATCGCCCAGCACCAGCGTGCAACCTGCGCGCGCGCCCTGCTTTCCTGCGGGTACAAGCGGTGCGCTGCGCTCCCAGCGGAGCGTGTAGAAGAGGCTCGGCGAGGTGCTCTTCGCAGGCTGCGCGGCCTCGCCCGCCTCGATCCAGAAGCGCTTGCGCTGGAAGGCATAGGTGGGCAACGGCACGCGGCGACGGCTTGCGCCCTCCGCGCGGCATGCCGCCCAGTCGATGTCGACGCCCGCGGTCCAAAGCCCGGCCACGGCAATGGCCAGTTGCTGGGCGTTGCGCGCCGTTTGCTGCGGGTGGGCCTGGCTCGCCCAGATGCCCGCGGCCTCGCGGCTTTGCGGATGCTGGCGCGCGAGGCCCGCAAGCGTCTCGCCGGGGCCCACCTCGAGCACCACGCGGCCGGGCGCGGCGAAGATCTCGCGCAGGCCGTCCGCGAAGCGCACGGTTCCGCGCAGATGGCGGCCCCAATACGCCGGGCTGGTTGCCTCTGCTTCGGTGATCGGCTGGCCGGTCGCATTCGACAGGAAGGGAATGCGCGGCGCATGGCGCGGCAGCGAAGCGATCAGCTGCTCCAGCTCGGCCACGATGGGATCGACCAGGCTCGAATGCGAGGCGATGGCCACATGCAGGCGGCGCGGCAGTTGCTGGCGCGCGCGCAAGGCCTCCTCCGCGCGCTCGATGGCGTCCACCGGGCCGGCCAGCACGCAGAGCTGCTCGCCGTTCACCGCCGCCAGGTCGCAGCCGTCGCGAAGGAATTCGGCCAGCGCCGATTCGGGCAGCGACACCGCCGTCATCGCACCCGCTGCGAGCGTCTGCATCAGGCGGCCGCGCGCGGCGACGATGCGCAGCGCGTCTTCGAGCGAGAACACGCCCGACAGGCAGGCCGCCACGTATTCGCCAAGGCTGTGTCCAAGCATCAGCGCGGGCTGTACGCCGCAGCTCATCCACCAGCGCGCCATCGCGTACTCGACGGCGAACAGCGCGGGCTGCGCGTATTCGATGCGGAACAGCCGCTCGTTCGCTGCGGCTTCGTCGCCGTCGGCCGGGAACACCAGCGCGAGCAGGTCGATGCCGGTGCCGGCCTTCAGCAACGCCGCGCAGCGGTCGAACTCTTCGCGGAACACGGCGCTGTCCCGATAGAGCGCCTCGCCCATGCGTGCATGCTGCGTACCACCGCCCGGAAACAGAAACACCACCTCGGGCGCGGCGGCGGGCACGCGCGACGAGCGGGTCATCGGCGAAGCCAGCATTTCCGAGGCCATCGCCGGCTGGCTGGCCACCACGGCACTGCGCCACGCGAAGGGGCGGCGTCCGCTCTGCAGCGTGTGGGCCACATCGTCCAGCGCCAGTTCCGGATGGGCTTGCAGATGCGCCGCGAGTTGCGATCGGCCCTGCACCAGCGCTGCTTCGTCCTTTGCCGACACGGGCAGCACCTGCCAGCCGGAAGCGGTCCGTGCCGCGGGAACTGCCGGCGCCTCTTCGAGCACCACGTGCACGTTGGTGCCGCCGATGCCGAACGAGCTCACGCCCGCACGGCGCGGTGCCTCGCCCTCGGGCCACGGGCGCAGCTGCGCATTGACGTAGAACGGGCTGGAGGCGAAATCGATCTGCGGATTGGGGTTTTCGTAGTGCAGGCTGGGCGGCAGCATGCGGTGCTTGAGCGCCATCACCGTCTTGATGAGCCCGGCCACGCCGGCTGCGGCGTCCAGATGGCCGATGTTGGTCTTCACCGAACCCACGGCGCAGAAGCCGCGGCGCGCGGTCTCGGCGCGGAATGCCTGCGTGAGCGCGGCGAGCTCGATGGGGTCGCCGAGCGTGGTCGCGGTGCCATGCGCCTCGATGTAGCCGATGGTGTCGGCCGGCACGCCCGCGATGAGCTGTGCCGCGCGGATCACCTCGGCCTGACCGTCCACGCTGGGCGCGGTGAAGCCGACCTTGGCGGAGCCGTCGTTGTTGGCTGCGGTGCCCTTGATGACCGCATGGATGGTGTCGCCGTCGCGCAGCGCGTCGTCCAGCCGCTTGAGCACCACGATGCCCGCGCCGCTGCCGATGACGGTGCCGGCCGCCTTGGCGTCGAAGGCGCGGCAGTGGCCGTCGGGCGAAAGGATGGCGCCAGCCTGGTAGCGGTAGCCACCTTCCTGCAGCAGGTTGAGCCACACGCCGCCGGCCAGGGCCATGTCGCAGTCGTGGCTCAACAGCGCCTGGCAGGCCGTGTGGACCGCGACGAGCGATGTGGAGCAGGCGGTCTGCACCGTGACCGCGGGGCCGCGCAGGTCGAGCTTGTACGACACGCGGGTGCACAGCGAGCCGCCCGAGTTGCCGCTCATGAGGCCCAGCAAGTCGGCGATGCCGCTCGCCGCCCCGAGGCCGAACGACGGCAGCAGGTTGCGGATGAGGTACACGTTGGCGCCCTCGCCCGCATACACGCCGACCTTGCCCGGCCAGCGGGCGGCGTCGCAGCCCGCGTGCTCCAGCGAGGCCCAGGCGCACTCCAGGAAGATGCGCTGCTGCGGATCGAGGGTTTCGGCCTCGCGCGGCGAGTAGCCGAAGAAGCCGGCATCGAACTTGTCGAAGCCCTCGAGCATCACGCCGGCCTTCACGTAGTCGGGATCGTCCAGCAGCGACTGCGGCACGCCTTGCGCGCGCAGCTGCTCGTCGGTGAAACGGGAGACCGAGGCCACGCCGTCCCGGATGTTGCGCCAGAAGGCGTCCACGTCGTCGGCGCCGGGAAAGCGCCCGGCCATGCCGACGATGGCGATCTCGATGCCGCTCGGCTCGGAGGGTTCGAAGGGTTGGGACATCAGTTGACTCTCTCTGCCGCTTTGCGGCGTTGAAGCATGGCGGCGCGCTGGCGCAGGGCCCGGTCGTCGCCGGCCGCGGCCGCGGTGGCCGATGCGGCGGCGCGCGCGGGGGCCTGCTCCAGCCACTGGACCAAGGATTGGACGGTGGGGTACTTGAAGAGATTGACCACGGGGATGGCGGTGTGCAGCCGGTCTTCCAGCAGCCGGTGCGCGCGGATCAGCAGCAGCGAGTGGCCGCCCAGGTCGAAGAAGTTGTCGTGCAAGCCGACCTGCGCGACCTGCAGCACCTCGGACCACACCGCGG from Variovorax sp. V93 includes the following:
- a CDS encoding beta-ketoacyl synthase N-terminal-like domain-containing protein; its protein translation is MSQPFEPSEPSGIEIAIVGMAGRFPGADDVDAFWRNIRDGVASVSRFTDEQLRAQGVPQSLLDDPDYVKAGVMLEGFDKFDAGFFGYSPREAETLDPQQRIFLECAWASLEHAGCDAARWPGKVGVYAGEGANVYLIRNLLPSFGLGAASGIADLLGLMSGNSGGSLCTRVSYKLDLRGPAVTVQTACSTSLVAVHTACQALLSHDCDMALAGGVWLNLLQEGGYRYQAGAILSPDGHCRAFDAKAAGTVIGSGAGIVVLKRLDDALRDGDTIHAVIKGTAANNDGSAKVGFTAPSVDGQAEVIRAAQLIAGVPADTIGYIEAHGTATTLGDPIELAALTQAFRAETARRGFCAVGSVKTNIGHLDAAAGVAGLIKTVMALKHRMLPPSLHYENPNPQIDFASSPFYVNAQLRPWPEGEAPRRAGVSSFGIGGTNVHVVLEEAPAVPAARTASGWQVLPVSAKDEAALVQGRSQLAAHLQAHPELALDDVAHTLQSGRRPFAWRSAVVASQPAMASEMLASPMTRSSRVPAAAPEVVFLFPGGGTQHARMGEALYRDSAVFREEFDRCAALLKAGTGIDLLALVFPADGDEAAANERLFRIEYAQPALFAVEYAMARWWMSCGVQPALMLGHSLGEYVAACLSGVFSLEDALRIVAARGRLMQTLAAGAMTAVSLPESALAEFLRDGCDLAAVNGEQLCVLAGPVDAIERAEEALRARQQLPRRLHVAIASHSSLVDPIVAELEQLIASLPRHAPRIPFLSNATGQPITEAEATSPAYWGRHLRGTVRFADGLREIFAAPGRVVLEVGPGETLAGLARQHPQSREAAGIWASQAHPQQTARNAQQLAIAVAGLWTAGVDIDWAACRAEGASRRRVPLPTYAFQRKRFWIEAGEAAQPAKSTSPSLFYTLRWERSAPLVPAGKQGARAGCTLVLGDANSFTDRLSRTLRERGEKVVLALRGPRFARTAPGQYALRAAERSDHEALLREVEAEAGPVLRLHHLWSLDGDRPAASHAQVFEAGYFSLLALAHGLDAVGAAGRGTIALNVVTDRVEDVAGTEPLAPEKATLLGLAKILGQEYPSIACRVVDVVLPAAESAAEAELARRVADEAWAAPDEFLVAYRGPHRWLKRYVPLSDVPAPAARQRLREGGVYLITGGMGGVGLAMARYLSRTWKAKLVLLGRTPLPGRGDWERLVADAAQPVVLRRKLQQLIDLEADGAEVLPLAADVNDAAQLRTALAAVHARFGAVHGVVHAVVHPDRGMIAQRTPALVEAAFAPKIAGTLALLDALRAEPLDFVLFCSSISVLIGGLGRSDYAAANAYLDALATASRRSSPLPLFSVNWDAWRDVGVAVDMDLPEGVGLDERTGVLAFERIANGPDLPQTIVSASPLAQRLRPLDDLFDSLDDAPAAELRTGHSRPVLQTPYAAPEGELEGVLAGFWSDALGIVPVGVHDNLFELGGDSLLAIRLLARVRKAYGVELHPAAFFKAPTIAELATLVELRLIEDIEREAETAETTEGSAP
- a CDS encoding amino acid adenylation domain-containing protein, whose product is MSETQNLSERRARLTPAQLSLLQQRLKRDAAPAPARAAIVRGQDDGVGAAAPVSFAQQGQWFLWQLNPGNTAYHVGGGLGFSGPLDIAALRDAMQALAARHEALRTVFRSGAGGLPEQCIQAAVEIAIPFIDLAALDAAARESRYAEVVADVCRTPFDLRAGPLLRGTLLKMAEGEHQLLLMMHHIISDAWSVELMLDELAQLYAMRVQGVPASLPQPEIRYVDFARWQRKWLDDGEGERQLAYWRGRLGDSHPVLALATDRPRAADADYSAAQHTLDVPAQLVEALKRQSREQGGTLFMALLTAFHALLFRHTGQPEIRVGVPVAGRGRPETSGVIGAFINTVVLDARMHGQLRLADLLQQVQGVSLEAQAHQDLPFERLVQALRPERGHAGSPLFQVMFNHLGQGDRLLQGWPALRVRRIDLAQRAAPFELTLETIERADGGIQANFRYAAELFEPQTMERLAGHYCRVLEALATRPASTLNELDLLGDAEKVQLGRWSVNTHSHGEAVPVHRLIERQADRRPDAVAVLFGDVSLSYGELNRRANQLAHRLIEEGVGPEVKVGIALERSLELVTGLLAVLKAGGAYVPLDPEYPAERIAYMVEDSKLGLVLAHSSLADRLALPAGIPALALDKLDLGSMAQTNPVVALNGENLAYVIYTSGSTGRPKGAANRHAALHNRLAWMQAAYPIDGADTVLQKTPFSFDVSVWEFFWPLMAGARLAVAAPGDHREPARLAHLIQRHGVSTLHFVPSMLQAFLAHDGIEACTSLRQIVCSGEALPVEAQLGVFKRLPQAALHNLYGPTEAAIDVTHWTCRSDGRSQVPIGRPIAGTQAFVLDADLNLAAPGVAGELYLGGIGLARGYVERAGLTSERFVADPFGTAEGARLYRTGDLVRWNSEGQLDYLGRIDHQVKIRGFRIELGEIEAQLLAQPEVREAVVVASQGPAGARLVAHVSAQAGQAVDAAQLRERLGRVLPDYMVPALVVVLDSLPLNPNGKVDRKALPQPELASARAYEAPQGEVEEALAAIWAEVLGVARIGRHDNFFELGGHSLMSVQLVARVQRAMHAELCVKDVFQHPVLAAMAGLVAAAAARKPVAQSLSDIDSFIDSLEIA